One window from the genome of Variovorax sp. PAMC26660 encodes:
- a CDS encoding LysR family transcriptional regulator, protein MEWTVDQLRQFVTTADCGSFSAAARHLGKAQSAVSTAIGLLEVDLGVALFDRSRRNAQLSEAGRVLLLEARELLRQAEQLDQRARSLNAGNEAALSLAFDEALPYTAIGTLMREISAKFPSLELTVLNGTATEVADYVEQERASVAFHFDRGPVRPSFDLRHIGSVPQGVFVASDHPLADGRTVRRKDLVRHRQLLMHADDVHEVAYSPKVWRSDSFYSTAEMVADNLGWAVLPVNIARYEGFRKALQEVPCPSLALPRLSVRMLWLQGRSLGATALYVQQRFTELLLDTPE, encoded by the coding sequence ATGGAATGGACCGTCGATCAACTCCGCCAATTCGTGACGACCGCCGACTGCGGCTCGTTCTCGGCGGCCGCGCGCCATCTGGGCAAGGCGCAGTCGGCCGTCAGCACCGCCATCGGCTTGCTGGAGGTCGACCTGGGCGTGGCGCTCTTCGACCGCTCGCGCAGGAATGCGCAGCTGTCCGAAGCGGGGCGGGTGCTTTTGCTCGAAGCGCGCGAACTGCTGCGTCAGGCAGAGCAACTGGACCAGCGCGCTCGGTCGTTGAACGCGGGGAACGAGGCCGCGCTGTCCCTGGCTTTCGACGAGGCCTTGCCGTACACGGCCATCGGCACGCTCATGCGCGAGATCTCGGCGAAGTTCCCCAGCCTCGAACTCACCGTGCTCAATGGCACGGCCACCGAAGTGGCCGACTACGTGGAGCAGGAGCGCGCCAGCGTCGCGTTCCATTTCGACCGCGGCCCCGTGCGGCCCAGCTTCGACCTGCGACACATCGGCAGCGTGCCGCAGGGCGTGTTCGTGGCGAGCGACCATCCGTTGGCCGACGGCCGCACGGTCCGCCGCAAGGACCTGGTGCGCCATCGGCAACTGCTGATGCACGCTGACGATGTTCACGAGGTGGCCTACAGCCCCAAGGTCTGGCGATCCGACAGTTTCTACAGCACGGCCGAGATGGTGGCCGACAACCTCGGCTGGGCCGTGCTGCCCGTCAACATCGCGCGTTACGAGGGCTTTCGCAAGGCCTTGCAGGAAGTGCCTTGCCCCTCGCTGGCACTGCCCCGGCTGTCCGTGCGCATGCTCTGGCTGCAAGGCCGCTCGCTGGGCGCAACGGCCCTGTACGTGCAGCAGCGTTTCACCGAGCTGCTGCTCGACACTCCCGAGTGA
- a CDS encoding GNAT family N-acetyltransferase has translation MEPLRISTDIHDQDVALIHRFLSEESTWARQIPFETVRTSVENSLNFGGFVGAAQVAYARVISDCATFAYLVDVFVLPQHRGKGYSAALMAAVMSHPRLQGLRRFMLATSTAHGLYEKFGFTSPAKPQTLMERFVPDAYRSKA, from the coding sequence ATGGAACCCTTGCGCATCTCCACCGACATCCACGACCAGGACGTGGCGCTCATTCACCGCTTCCTGTCCGAAGAGTCCACCTGGGCCCGGCAGATTCCCTTCGAGACGGTGCGCACATCCGTCGAGAACTCCTTGAACTTCGGCGGCTTCGTCGGCGCGGCCCAGGTCGCTTACGCGCGCGTGATCTCCGACTGCGCCACGTTTGCCTACCTCGTCGATGTCTTCGTGCTGCCGCAGCATCGGGGCAAGGGCTACAGCGCTGCGCTCATGGCGGCGGTCATGTCCCACCCGCGGCTCCAGGGCTTGAGACGCTTCATGCTGGCCACGAGCACCGCGCACGGGTTGTACGAGAAGTTCGGCTTTACGTCGCCGGCCAAACCGCAAACGCTCATGGAGCGCTTTGTGCCGGACGCCTATCGTTCCAAGGCCTAG
- a CDS encoding XRE family transcriptional regulator, protein MSIKLKLLRVQAGLTLEELAQATDLTRSYVSKLERGISTPSVGAALKLAKALHVQVEEVFAESSDSDPVLISRAEAKTTDARPKTPRVVSGASPDRRMVAFVLTPTEEPVRNHPMSNHKGEELLYVLKGRISLQLAGRVELLNAGDSAHFNSSIPHKITSVGKQQASVLLVVAQDES, encoded by the coding sequence ATGTCCATCAAACTGAAGTTGCTTCGCGTCCAGGCCGGATTGACGCTCGAAGAGCTGGCCCAGGCGACGGACCTGACCCGCAGCTATGTGTCGAAACTGGAAAGAGGCATCTCGACGCCGTCCGTGGGCGCGGCACTGAAGCTGGCCAAGGCACTGCATGTGCAGGTCGAGGAAGTGTTCGCGGAGTCGTCCGACAGCGACCCCGTGCTCATCAGCCGCGCGGAAGCCAAGACGACGGACGCGCGCCCGAAAACGCCGCGCGTTGTGTCAGGGGCGTCGCCCGATCGCAGGATGGTCGCGTTCGTGCTGACACCCACCGAGGAGCCCGTGCGCAATCACCCCATGAGCAATCACAAAGGCGAAGAGCTGCTGTACGTTCTCAAAGGCCGCATCAGCCTTCAGCTCGCCGGCCGCGTGGAGCTGCTGAATGCAGGCGACAGCGCGCACTTCAATTCGAGCATCCCCCACAAGATCACGTCGGTGGGCAAGCAGCAGGCGTCCGTGCTACTGGTTGTGGCGCAGGATGAATCCTAG
- a CDS encoding Bug family tripartite tricarboxylate transporter substrate binding protein — protein MSVRTRLRALFVSSFAGALALLVSASVAHAQPAYPSKPIRLVIPFGAGGITDVAGRLIGQHLGEELKQSVIIDNKAGAGGAIAAQAVAQAQPDGYTLLLGTVGTQVVNKMLYNKLNYDPAAFTPVSLVSNSPYVLAVNGIDGVSDLKGLIAYAKAHPGKLNFGSAGNGSSPHLGIELFKLATQTDIVHVPFKSGAEAVNAVMGGQVQIVIDAIPVIQPQAKTGRLKMLAIAANHRNAAVPDLPTSTEQGLPDFQIGSWNAIVAPAGTSQAQVEILNQALARALKRPAVVARLAELGIEPMTTGVPAYLAHVKSETAKWSKVIKAAGTKLD, from the coding sequence ATGTCGGTACGCACGCGCCTTCGGGCTTTGTTTGTCAGCTCGTTCGCCGGGGCGCTCGCGTTGCTGGTGTCCGCTTCCGTGGCCCACGCCCAGCCGGCTTATCCCAGCAAGCCCATTCGACTCGTGATTCCGTTCGGTGCGGGCGGCATCACCGATGTGGCCGGGCGGCTCATCGGCCAGCATCTCGGCGAAGAACTGAAGCAGTCGGTCATCATCGACAACAAGGCGGGAGCCGGCGGTGCCATTGCCGCACAAGCCGTCGCACAGGCCCAGCCCGATGGCTACACCTTGCTGCTGGGCACGGTGGGCACGCAGGTGGTCAACAAGATGCTCTACAACAAGCTCAACTACGACCCGGCCGCCTTCACGCCTGTCTCGCTCGTGAGCAACTCACCTTACGTGCTGGCCGTCAACGGCATCGATGGCGTGAGCGACCTGAAGGGCCTGATCGCCTACGCCAAGGCGCATCCGGGCAAGTTGAACTTCGGCTCCGCAGGCAATGGCAGCTCGCCCCACCTGGGCATCGAGCTGTTCAAGCTGGCGACCCAGACGGACATCGTGCATGTCCCCTTCAAGAGCGGCGCCGAGGCGGTGAACGCGGTCATGGGCGGCCAGGTGCAGATCGTCATCGACGCCATTCCCGTCATCCAGCCGCAGGCCAAGACGGGGCGGCTCAAGATGCTGGCCATCGCGGCAAACCATCGCAATGCAGCAGTGCCTGATCTGCCGACCAGCACCGAGCAGGGGCTGCCCGACTTCCAGATCGGCTCATGGAACGCGATCGTCGCACCGGCCGGCACATCCCAGGCGCAGGTCGAGATCCTCAACCAGGCGCTTGCCCGCGCACTGAAGCGCCCCGCAGTCGTCGCACGCCTGGCCGAACTCGGCATCGAGCCGATGACCACCGGCGTGCCGGCCTACCTCGCCCACGTCAAAAGCGAAACCGCCAAGTGGAGCAAGGTCATCAAGGCTGCGGGCACGAAGCTGGACTGA
- a CDS encoding glutathione S-transferase family protein, with the protein MKLYDTQRSGNAWKVRLLAGFLGIALERETLSIDRGDLRSPGFLAIAPMGQVPVLALDNGTHLGESMAILYFLAQGSPWWPGDVARQAQVLAWLSFEQERHMKPLAQLRLHLALHRDRDPAGEEFIHFAREARQSLQILDAQLSRQGATGWVATTDAPSIADVALYPYTRLAPMGGIDLSACPAITAWLGRIEQLPGYQPLFPGAPEKNFSTSESA; encoded by the coding sequence ATGAAGCTCTACGACACCCAGCGTTCCGGCAACGCATGGAAGGTGAGACTGCTCGCCGGCTTTCTCGGCATCGCGCTGGAACGCGAAACGCTTTCCATCGACCGCGGGGACCTGCGAAGCCCCGGCTTTCTCGCGATCGCGCCGATGGGCCAGGTCCCGGTGCTCGCGCTGGACAACGGCACGCACCTGGGCGAGTCGATGGCGATCCTTTATTTTCTGGCGCAAGGCAGCCCCTGGTGGCCGGGCGACGTGGCCCGACAGGCGCAAGTACTAGCATGGTTGTCGTTCGAACAGGAACGGCACATGAAGCCGTTGGCGCAACTGCGCCTGCATCTCGCCCTGCATCGCGACCGCGATCCGGCCGGCGAAGAGTTCATCCACTTCGCCCGCGAAGCCAGGCAGTCGCTGCAGATACTGGATGCGCAGTTGTCGCGGCAGGGCGCAACAGGCTGGGTCGCCACGACAGATGCGCCGAGCATTGCCGACGTGGCGCTCTATCCCTACACGCGCCTGGCGCCGATGGGCGGCATCGACCTGTCGGCCTGTCCGGCCATCACCGCATGGCTCGGCAGAATCGAGCAACTGCCCGGCTACCAGCCGCTCTTTCCCGGCGCGCCCGAGAAGAACTTTTCCACCAGCGAATCTGCATAA
- a CDS encoding aldolase, with translation MASQDTFKLDKGELIQQSYAQMDAHLADSTYTLRQKLALTCRILFDNGHDSGLAGQITARTGVPGEFLTQRLGLGFDEITEDNLLRVDEDLNVLEGDGMPNPANRFHSWVYRARPDVNCIIHTHAAHASALGMLEEPLVISHMDNCVLYDDVAFVGKWPGIPVGNEEGEFIASALGSKRALLLSHHGMLVAGGSVEESCVLSIAFERAARMQLLASAAGKIQPIDPELAREAHDWILRPRRNTVAFDYYARRSLKDPRNADCVRRA, from the coding sequence ATGGCATCGCAAGACACTTTCAAACTCGACAAGGGCGAACTGATCCAGCAGTCATACGCCCAGATGGACGCGCACCTCGCGGACAGCACTTACACGCTGCGCCAGAAGCTGGCCCTGACATGCCGCATTCTTTTCGACAACGGGCATGACTCCGGCCTGGCCGGACAGATCACGGCCCGCACCGGCGTGCCGGGCGAGTTCCTGACGCAGCGGCTCGGGCTGGGCTTCGACGAGATCACCGAAGACAACCTGCTGCGGGTCGACGAAGACCTGAACGTCCTCGAAGGCGACGGCATGCCCAACCCGGCCAATCGCTTCCACTCGTGGGTCTACCGCGCGCGTCCCGATGTCAACTGCATCATTCACACGCATGCCGCGCACGCGTCCGCGCTGGGCATGCTCGAAGAGCCGCTGGTCATCTCCCACATGGACAACTGCGTGCTCTACGACGACGTGGCTTTCGTCGGCAAATGGCCGGGCATTCCCGTCGGCAACGAGGAGGGCGAGTTCATCGCGTCGGCCCTCGGAAGCAAGCGTGCCTTGCTGCTTTCGCACCACGGGATGCTCGTGGCCGGCGGCAGCGTGGAAGAGTCTTGCGTTCTTTCGATCGCTTTCGAGCGCGCGGCGCGCATGCAACTGCTGGCGTCGGCCGCGGGCAAGATCCAGCCCATCGATCCGGAACTGGCCAGGGAAGCGCACGACTGGATCTTGCGGCCTCGCCGCAACACGGTCGCGTTCGACTACTACGCGCGACGCTCGCTGAAAGATCCGCGCAACGCGGATTGCGTCCGAAGGGCCTGA
- a CDS encoding Lrp/AsnC family transcriptional regulator, giving the protein MTTRLDAYDLKLLELVQQDARIPQGELGQQVNLSTAAVNRRLKRMADEGVIERHAAIINPDAVGCELTVIVEVKVESERVDLLDAMKRTFQACPQIQQCYYVAGDCDFVLIFAVRSMSQYTRLTRELFFENNNVKRFNTLVAMSRVKVGLHVPLSEEAALA; this is encoded by the coding sequence ATGACCACACGACTGGATGCTTACGACCTGAAGCTGCTCGAACTGGTCCAGCAGGATGCGCGCATTCCTCAAGGCGAGTTGGGCCAGCAGGTCAATCTTTCAACCGCAGCGGTGAACCGGAGACTGAAGCGGATGGCGGACGAAGGCGTCATCGAGCGCCATGCCGCGATCATCAATCCCGATGCGGTGGGATGCGAGTTGACGGTGATCGTCGAGGTGAAGGTCGAGAGCGAACGCGTCGACCTGCTGGACGCGATGAAGCGGACGTTTCAGGCCTGCCCGCAGATTCAGCAGTGCTACTACGTGGCGGGCGACTGCGATTTCGTCCTGATCTTCGCGGTCAGGAGCATGAGCCAATACACCCGGCTGACGCGTGAACTCTTCTTCGAGAACAACAACGTCAAGCGCTTCAACACGCTGGTGGCGATGAGCCGGGTCAAGGTCGGGCTGCACGTGCCCTTGTCGGAAGAGGCCGCACTGGCCTGA
- a CDS encoding diaminopropionate ammonia-lyase codes for MLVNNPRALRGEYPDTLQSSMSIAEARHTRSWLSRWDLLSPQPTPLWRLPDLARRLDVAEVHVKDESVRSSLGSFKALGAPAALVRLIVRSHPSWAPEDVLAGAHRSHLGDLVVISATDGNHGRALAAAARSAGVRCVIVLHRHVSPERERAIAMFGAEVIRIEGNYDASVAHAAHLAEQHGWQVISDTAYPGYEEVPRDVMQGYGTMIDELLEQTESPSQACPFTHVVLQGGVGGLAAGVASYFWERFGAERPAFIVVEPRQADCLMQSALQGRPSAATGSVDSVMAGLACGETSTLAWRFLEPSVDCFAAIEDSHAVEAMQWLAQGSRLDRPIVSGESGAAGAAALQMIALSPQWRQQAALDTDSKVLLINTEGATAPGVYAELLGRSADEVLQAQQQWAQTGGV; via the coding sequence ATGCTGGTCAACAACCCAAGAGCCCTTCGAGGCGAGTATCCGGACACGCTGCAAAGCAGCATGAGCATCGCCGAAGCGCGGCACACCCGGTCCTGGCTTTCGCGCTGGGACCTGCTCTCGCCGCAGCCCACACCGCTCTGGCGCCTGCCGGATCTGGCCCGCAGGCTGGACGTCGCCGAGGTTCACGTCAAGGACGAATCCGTGCGTTCCTCGCTGGGCAGCTTCAAGGCGCTCGGCGCGCCTGCTGCGCTTGTTCGCCTGATTGTTCGCAGCCATCCTTCATGGGCCCCCGAAGATGTGCTGGCCGGTGCGCACCGCAGCCATCTGGGCGACCTGGTCGTCATCAGCGCCACCGACGGCAACCACGGCCGCGCGCTCGCCGCTGCCGCCCGCAGTGCGGGCGTGCGTTGCGTGATCGTCCTGCACCGGCATGTCAGCCCTGAGCGCGAGCGTGCGATCGCGATGTTCGGCGCCGAGGTCATTCGCATCGAGGGGAACTACGACGCCTCTGTGGCACACGCGGCGCATCTGGCCGAGCAGCATGGCTGGCAGGTCATCTCGGACACCGCATACCCGGGCTATGAAGAGGTTCCCCGCGACGTGATGCAAGGCTACGGAACGATGATCGACGAGCTGCTGGAGCAGACGGAATCGCCTTCGCAAGCGTGCCCCTTCACCCATGTGGTTCTGCAAGGTGGCGTCGGTGGCTTGGCTGCCGGGGTCGCGAGCTATTTCTGGGAGAGGTTCGGCGCAGAGCGGCCAGCCTTCATCGTCGTGGAGCCGCGCCAGGCCGACTGCCTGATGCAGAGCGCACTTCAAGGCCGTCCATCCGCGGCGACCGGCAGTGTCGACTCGGTGATGGCGGGCCTTGCCTGCGGCGAAACATCCACGCTGGCCTGGCGCTTTCTGGAGCCGTCGGTGGATTGCTTTGCCGCCATCGAAGACAGCCACGCCGTGGAAGCCATGCAATGGCTTGCGCAGGGCTCCAGGCTTGATCGGCCCATCGTCAGCGGCGAGTCGGGGGCTGCCGGCGCGGCCGCGCTGCAGATGATTGCGCTCTCGCCCCAGTGGCGCCAACAAGCCGCGCTCGACACCGACTCGAAGGTGCTGCTGATCAACACCGAAGGCGCAACAGCGCCTGGCGTTTACGCAGAGCTTCTGGGCCGGAGCGCCGACGAAGTCCTGCAGGCGCAGCAGCAATGGGCGCAGACCGGGGGCGTTTGA
- a CDS encoding GGDEF domain-containing protein has protein sequence MGYLPYLFDPRSTILLAGLMGIMMSLVLFFMRRSYPPSIRGLSDWSRAPLIAFVSTLLFAARGFLPDFATIVVANMVLFQACVIYYAGSQQFLLGRSDTRGWTALNLVLGMLMFWFSSIQPDFEARLAIVTLAVTLLFFFHAMLYVRHKVPVYGMRLMIGLLLAQSLVAGLRFVSVIMGMAGTSIMEATWIQSVYITMYSFSVLFLSIAVVLMATDRVHTEFEYLATRDPLTGVLNRRALLDACLAEFAASHGTQGRPAALLMVDLDHFKSINDRFGHQMGDAVLREAVSRMQRVIGTQGLLGRYGGEEFVVLLPHTTMADAMTIAARLKEGIDEPLPPDSPAHAVGSFAVSIGVATSDGVKDVDEVLAQADEVLYRAKALGRGRVIATATA, from the coding sequence ATGGGCTACCTGCCTTATCTCTTCGACCCCCGCTCCACCATCCTGCTGGCGGGTCTGATGGGCATCATGATGTCGCTGGTGTTGTTCTTCATGCGCCGCAGCTATCCGCCCAGCATCCGGGGGCTGAGCGACTGGTCCCGGGCGCCGTTGATTGCGTTTGTCAGCACCTTGTTGTTCGCCGCGCGTGGCTTCCTGCCCGACTTCGCCACGATCGTCGTTGCCAACATGGTGCTGTTCCAGGCCTGCGTCATCTACTACGCGGGAAGCCAGCAGTTTCTGCTGGGCCGCAGCGACACCCGGGGCTGGACAGCACTGAACCTGGTGCTGGGCATGCTCATGTTCTGGTTCAGCAGCATCCAACCGGACTTCGAGGCGCGTCTGGCGATCGTCACCCTCGCGGTGACGCTGCTGTTTTTCTTTCACGCCATGCTCTACGTGCGGCACAAGGTCCCGGTGTACGGCATGCGGCTGATGATCGGGCTGCTGCTGGCCCAGTCGCTGGTGGCCGGCTTGCGCTTCGTGTCGGTGATCATGGGAATGGCCGGCACCAGCATCATGGAAGCGACGTGGATCCAGTCGGTCTACATCACCATGTATTCCTTCAGCGTGCTGTTTCTGTCCATCGCTGTCGTGCTGATGGCCACCGACCGCGTGCACACCGAGTTCGAGTACCTCGCCACCCGCGACCCGCTCACCGGCGTGCTGAACCGGCGCGCACTGCTCGATGCCTGCCTGGCCGAATTCGCCGCGAGCCACGGAACGCAGGGGCGACCTGCAGCGTTGCTGATGGTGGACCTGGACCACTTCAAGAGCATCAACGACCGCTTCGGCCACCAGATGGGCGATGCGGTGCTCCGCGAGGCGGTCAGCCGCATGCAGCGGGTGATCGGCACGCAGGGCCTGCTCGGGCGCTATGGCGGTGAAGAATTCGTCGTGCTGCTGCCCCACACGACGATGGCCGATGCCATGACCATCGCGGCGCGCCTGAAGGAAGGCATCGACGAGCCCCTGCCGCCCGATTCACCGGCGCATGCGGTCGGCTCGTTCGCCGTCAGCATCGGCGTGGCGACCAGCGACGGTGTCAAGGACGTCGACGAGGTGCTGGCGCAGGCCGACGAGGTGCTGTATCGCGCCAAGGCGCTGGGACGCGGCCGCGTGATTGCCACAGCCACGGCCTGA
- a CDS encoding LysR family transcriptional regulator gives MNNVSLNRLNAFVAVVEAGSFTAAAEQLAQSKAVVSFNIKQLEAELGVSLMTRSTRRLVLTDVGERFYRDCQEVLREAQEAIDTARKAHAGLSGTLRITTTTEYGVHAVVPALAAFARENPLLEIRHASSSQQEDLISERFDLAIRLGRLQDSSYRASLIETFDIVAVAAPDYLQRVPGKAITTPDELGRAQWLGHSRLPSPRRWPLQTPQGGRTTLEIDTPAAMIVTDSASTLRAFALQGAGVALLPEWLVRDDIHARRLRRLLPDYRFPTQSVYALYPDTRHVPEKVRAFIDFLRAAVRTPRAMKKGAP, from the coding sequence ATGAACAACGTCAGCCTGAACCGCCTGAACGCCTTCGTTGCCGTGGTCGAGGCCGGCTCGTTCACGGCGGCGGCCGAACAACTGGCGCAAAGCAAGGCGGTCGTGAGCTTCAACATCAAACAGCTCGAGGCGGAGTTGGGCGTGTCGCTGATGACGCGCAGCACGCGCCGGCTGGTGCTGACGGACGTGGGCGAGCGCTTCTATCGCGATTGCCAGGAAGTTCTGCGAGAGGCGCAAGAAGCGATCGATACCGCACGCAAGGCGCATGCAGGGCTGAGCGGCACGCTGCGCATCACGACGACCACGGAATACGGTGTGCACGCGGTGGTGCCCGCGCTCGCGGCGTTTGCGCGCGAGAACCCGTTGCTGGAGATACGGCACGCATCGTCTTCGCAGCAGGAAGACCTGATCTCCGAGCGATTCGACCTGGCGATTCGCCTCGGCCGGCTGCAGGATTCGAGCTACCGGGCCTCGCTGATCGAGACCTTCGACATCGTGGCGGTGGCGGCGCCCGATTACCTCCAGCGCGTACCCGGCAAGGCGATCACGACGCCGGACGAACTGGGCCGCGCGCAATGGCTCGGGCACAGCCGCCTGCCATCGCCGCGACGCTGGCCGCTGCAGACGCCGCAGGGTGGGCGGACAACGCTCGAGATCGATACGCCCGCCGCGATGATCGTGACCGATTCGGCCTCCACCCTGCGGGCGTTTGCGCTGCAGGGCGCCGGCGTTGCGCTGTTGCCTGAATGGCTGGTGCGCGACGACATCCACGCACGACGCCTGCGCCGGCTGCTGCCGGACTACCGATTTCCCACTCAGTCGGTGTACGCGCTCTACCCGGACACGCGGCATGTTCCCGAGAAGGTCCGCGCGTTCATCGACTTCCTTCGCGCCGCGGTGCGAACGCCGCGAGCCATGAAAAAGGGTGCCCCTTAA
- a CDS encoding MFS transporter: MLYRKKVAALYLLGFFVDLVNMFIANVAYPDIAHAFNASIATLAWVGNAYILGLTVVIPLSAWLARRCGSRNIFMLSLAVFMLATLGAGASGTIPTLIAWRFIQGLGGGLLIPLGQTMAYRMYRPEERASLSSLIMLVGLLAPALSPALGGLIVDALSWRWIFFLNVPLAAFTLVLAWRWLRPEQVGTVHTPLDLSGLASGALAIALALLGLTMLGEHDRQAVGAVVLAAGLLVFAWHVRGALRSAHPILNLRLARDPLLRVSMLVYLLVPGVFMGVSLVAMFYLQTVMGMSASHTGLLMLPWSLGAFLAISLTGKSFNRVGPKPLFLLGALLHGAGIALLAGVSPPLRWPLLTAAYALMGFGGSLTSSAAQSTAFLQTADDQLGEASALWNIGRQISFCLGVALLSVLLNLLLGLDGITDPGDPAMSVRATHVFHLCFAIAAASAVLPILLCMRIGNADILRRLRMQPHPKTQP; encoded by the coding sequence GTGTTGTATCGAAAAAAAGTGGCAGCCCTGTATCTGCTCGGGTTCTTCGTCGACCTGGTCAACATGTTCATCGCCAACGTGGCGTACCCCGACATCGCGCATGCGTTCAATGCGTCCATTGCCACGCTGGCGTGGGTCGGCAACGCCTACATCCTCGGGCTGACCGTGGTGATCCCGCTCAGTGCATGGCTGGCGCGGCGCTGCGGCAGCCGGAACATCTTCATGCTTTCGCTCGCGGTGTTCATGCTTGCCACGCTGGGCGCCGGTGCCTCCGGCACGATCCCGACGCTGATCGCGTGGCGCTTTATCCAGGGGCTCGGTGGCGGTTTGCTGATCCCACTGGGCCAGACGATGGCCTACCGCATGTACCGGCCCGAGGAGCGGGCCAGCCTGTCCAGTCTCATCATGCTTGTCGGCCTGCTCGCACCGGCACTGTCGCCTGCGCTGGGTGGCCTGATCGTCGACGCTCTTTCGTGGCGCTGGATCTTCTTCCTGAATGTCCCGTTGGCCGCGTTCACGCTGGTGCTGGCCTGGCGTTGGTTGCGGCCGGAGCAGGTCGGCACCGTCCACACGCCGCTCGACCTGTCGGGCCTGGCCAGTGGCGCCCTTGCCATCGCGCTCGCCTTGCTCGGCCTGACGATGCTCGGCGAACATGACCGGCAGGCGGTCGGCGCGGTCGTCCTCGCGGCAGGGTTGCTCGTATTCGCATGGCATGTGCGCGGCGCGCTGCGCAGCGCACACCCGATCCTCAATCTCAGGCTCGCGCGCGATCCGCTGTTGCGCGTGTCGATGCTGGTCTACCTGCTCGTACCGGGCGTCTTCATGGGCGTGAGCCTGGTCGCGATGTTCTATCTGCAGACCGTGATGGGCATGTCCGCATCGCACACCGGCCTGCTGATGCTGCCGTGGTCGCTGGGCGCCTTCCTCGCCATCTCGCTGACCGGCAAGAGCTTCAACCGTGTCGGACCCAAGCCGCTGTTCCTGCTCGGTGCGCTGTTGCATGGCGCAGGCATCGCGTTGCTGGCCGGCGTTTCGCCGCCGCTGCGCTGGCCCCTGCTGACAGCCGCCTATGCCCTGATGGGTTTCGGCGGCAGCCTCACCAGCAGCGCCGCGCAGAGCACGGCCTTCCTGCAGACCGCCGATGACCAACTGGGCGAAGCCAGTGCGCTCTGGAACATCGGCCGGCAGATCAGCTTCTGCCTTGGCGTGGCCCTGCTGAGCGTGCTGCTCAACCTGCTGCTCGGCCTGGACGGCATCACCGACCCGGGCGATCCGGCCATGAGCGTGCGCGCGACCCACGTGTTTCACCTCTGCTTCGCCATTGCCGCCGCGAGCGCGGTGCTTCCGATCCTCCTTTGCATGCGCATCGGCAACGCGGACATCCTGCGTCGCCTGCGGATGCAACCCCACCCGAAGACGCAACCATGA
- a CDS encoding DUF4440 domain-containing protein, with amino-acid sequence MTMTPLHIYLQEITDTCALIERLFNAPAQDATIHPELLAHFSPEFSMLTTGGHRLDHTALADFFSAMAGRKQGLKIDVSDLALLYESERGAVVTYAETQTLNSEVEVRLATVLLDRRQDGALQWRHLQETTRG; translated from the coding sequence ATGACCATGACGCCCCTCCACATCTACCTCCAGGAAATCACCGACACCTGCGCGCTGATCGAGCGCCTGTTCAATGCGCCTGCACAAGACGCGACGATTCACCCCGAACTGCTCGCGCATTTTTCGCCCGAGTTCTCGATGCTGACGACCGGAGGCCACAGGCTCGATCACACGGCGCTGGCCGATTTCTTCTCGGCCATGGCGGGCCGCAAGCAAGGCCTGAAGATCGACGTGTCAGACCTCGCGCTGCTGTACGAGAGCGAGCGCGGCGCCGTCGTGACCTATGCGGAAACGCAGACGCTGAATAGCGAGGTAGAAGTCCGCCTGGCGACCGTGCTCCTGGACAGGCGACAGGACGGCGCGCTGCAATGGCGGCATCTGCAGGAAACCACCCGAGGCTGA